The Amycolatopsis mongoliensis genome includes a window with the following:
- a CDS encoding potassium-transporting ATPase subunit C: MKVLYKQTVAGLKMLLVLTVLLGVGYPLAVWAVARIPGLSGNAEGSIVTQNGQAAGSSLIGVDPVAKDPAHDPFFHNRPSAGSKDPLGPGDPSTSGASNKGTANEDLLATVKERQELIAKREGVDVSKVPADAVTASASGLDPQISPAYAELQVPRVARETGLSEDEVRRIVADNTTGRGLGVLGDPAVNVLGMNLAVAAARH, translated from the coding sequence ATGAAGGTGCTGTACAAGCAGACCGTCGCCGGCCTGAAGATGCTGCTGGTGCTGACCGTGCTGCTCGGCGTCGGCTACCCCCTCGCGGTGTGGGCGGTGGCCCGGATCCCCGGCCTCTCGGGCAATGCCGAGGGCTCGATCGTCACGCAGAACGGCCAGGCGGCCGGGTCGTCGCTGATCGGGGTCGACCCGGTCGCGAAGGATCCGGCGCACGACCCGTTCTTCCACAACCGGCCCTCGGCCGGGTCGAAGGACCCGCTCGGCCCGGGCGACCCGTCCACTTCGGGTGCCTCGAACAAGGGCACCGCCAACGAGGACCTGCTCGCCACGGTCAAGGAGCGGCAGGAGCTGATCGCCAAGCGCGAAGGCGTCGATGTCTCGAAGGTGCCGGCGGACGCGGTGACCGCGTCGGCGTCCGGGCTCGACCCGCAGATCAGCCCGGCCTACGCCGAGCTGCAGGTGCCGCGGGTGGCCCGGGAGACCGGGCTGAGCGAGGACGAGGTCCGCCGGATCGTCGCCGACAACACCACCGGACGCGGTCTCGGTGTGCTCGGCGACCCGGCGGTGAACGTGCTGGGGATGAACCTGGCGGTCGCGGCGGCCAGGCACTGA